One segment of Senegalia massiliensis DNA contains the following:
- a CDS encoding GatB/YqeY domain-containing protein, with translation MSLKVKLMDDLKTSMRNKEKLRKNTITLIRSAIKQKEVDERIELNDEAILDIISKQVKQKKDSINEFKKGNRDDLVSQTEQEINILMGYLPPQLSEEELELIVKQAIEETEANSMKDMGKIMGKVMPQIKGRADGSLVNKIAIKYLKK, from the coding sequence ATGTCACTTAAGGTTAAATTAATGGATGATCTAAAGACTTCTATGAGAAATAAGGAGAAACTTAGAAAAAATACCATTACACTTATTAGATCTGCTATTAAACAAAAAGAAGTAGACGAAAGAATAGAACTTAATGATGAAGCTATATTAGATATAATATCTAAACAAGTTAAACAGAAAAAAGATTCTATTAATGAATTTAAAAAAGGTAACCGTGATGATTTAGTTTCTCAAACAGAGCAAGAAATAAATATTCTAATGGGATATTTACCACCGCAATTATCTGAAGAAGAATTGGAATTAATAGTAAAACAAGCTATTGAAGAAACTGAAGCGAATTCTATGAAAGATATGGGAAAAATAATGGGCAAAGTAATGCCTCAAATAAAAGGAAGAGCAGACGGTAGCCTTGTAAATAAAATAGCAATTAAATATTTGAAGAAATAA